The genomic region GCTGAACTGCCTCCTGTCCACAGCATGCAGCGTGGGCCTGACACTGGCCATTGCCCTCACCATTCGCAGCAGGGGCACGCACCTTGTCACGGGCTGCAACAGCTCCGCACTGCCTGCTGACACCCGTGGAGCCATTGTGACCAACGACTGTCCTTTCAACACCACACGCATCTATGTGAGTCTGCAGGGCCACCAcacgcccccacccccccactcttcctctttttgtctctgcttcctcttcttcttttttcttctttctcacgCCCTCCCTTTTGCCCGCCctttctctgcctccctccctctccctttctctctctctccccctctctcccccatcgCCTGCACAGCTGCTCCGCCCAGCCACATGCAGGTAGGCTGCGTGCAGTGGACGACGCTCCCTGAGGGACCTCTgaccctctgctctgcaggacaCAGCCCTGGCACTCTGGTTCCCCTCCATGGTGCTGGCGgctgcagaagctgtgctgtCTGGCAGGTGCTGTTTGGTGGCCCTCATCTTCCGTGGCATTGGGCCCTGTGCACGCAGCTATGGCAAAGAGCAGGTATGCCCCATCAATCTGGACGGGtgtccctgcctctgctccaccatttctgcctttttgctgcattttgaaGGGGCTGGGTTCTGCTGGGCCCTTGTTCCCATACAAGTAGGCTGTGCAGTAACagccgggggggggtgggggggtggggggtgggggcagaatGTCAAGTTTGAGCCTCTTCTAGCTAGGCTTGCTGACAGACTGGCACCCCTTCATTCTGTGTAGTTGCGGAGGGACCCTCCTCTTCATCCCTCTGATAGCCAAGCCTGTTCTGTCCTGGCTATCCTGAGCAAATGCTGCCCGCTGCAACCTGGCCCAGCCCTTCACGCGTCCCTTTGACCTgccacctctttttttctctctagttTCCTGGGCCAAGTACAGTGAAGGAGGGGTCACCACGTGAGGTGCAGCAACTCCTGGTGGGGCAGCCCGAGTCTTCTGCCTAGCTGTAGAGGTGAGTGCAGTGCATGGGCTATgcctgggggaagggagggggcaggCTCTGCTGTCCACAGAGCCCCTGCCCACACCAGCCCCCTGAACCGTCTCTTTCCAAGCACATGCTACAAGTACTGGCCAGAGGTGTCGGCGTGTGCTTGGCCATGCAGCACAGTCCTGCACTCGTGTGCTCTTTCActcccaggtgctgctgcaggagtgcTGCGATCCAGCGAGGTGAAGTTGCACCTGTACCGCGCTCCTGCCCCAGGTGTAGGCGTGGGTagggtgggctgcaggggggagGGGTGTGCCTTCCCCCCTCCAGTCCCACCACCACACCTGGGACCAACCCTGCAGGTTCCAGACACAAGCTGCCCAGGGTCACTAGGCAGCCTTTGCCCAGCAGGTGACATGGGCCATGGATgctctccccttctctccccaaGCTGCAAGGCCCTTCCTGGCACTCCAGAGGATCCATTGGTCTTTTACATGCAGTGGTGGGGGTGGGCAGAGGTGCTGGGGCCTGGCAacagccagggctggcctggtTCCTGGTGGTCCTGCAGCGGAGCAggcagggtcagcttgctgtgcCTGTGCTCCGGCAGGTCATGGAGTGGAAGGTGAAGAACCCCTTGTTGTGAGCCTCTTGTTTCCCTGAGtaaataaacttttaattttCGCACTGGATGCTGTAAGTGCCTCCCCAGGGTGGATGCCTGCTGGGAGTTGGGCCCGCTGATGGAAGGACAGTGCAGCTGGTGTGTAAGCCCATCTCCATGCTTGCCTGCCGCCAGGCGCAGGGATGTGGACAGACACATGGTCCCAGTGTGACAGTCACACAGCAGGGTGGAGAGCACACATTTGCCATAGCTAGGTTGAGGCTGAGACACAGGTGTACAGGGTTACGGCCCTGTGCCATGGGGGCTACATGTGCTCCTTGGATCAGCATCTCTTGACAAACAGGAGCCCAGCAGGGTTGAGACATATTTATTGGGGTGGAAGTGGAGGTGCTGAAGAACAGGACTGAAAGCTGCCACAGTCTAGCTCACTGGAAAGAGAAGCTGGTGCTTGGGAGTCCTCCACACCACTGGCTGAGGAATTTGAGCACATCTTGGCACGCAGGGCTGTGGGATGTCTGCAGAATGAAAGAGGTCTTGGCACTGGCAAGGGGGCAGTGCCATCACCTTCTGCCCAAGGGCACCCCTGGGAGCTGACAGAtctgcacaggcagggctgggtctGCCCCAGCTCTCTAAGTGAGGTTAATCCCCACCCAGCAGCACACAGGGAGGGTGCACTAAAACTGCCCTGATTCTGTTTCCACCCAGCGGGATGATGTTTTATTGTCAGCATGAAGGGTTGACCACCCACAGCCtgtctccctgccccacagggTGCCTGGCTCACCTTGACAGCCATCAGGAACTTGTTCCATGTGTCCTTGTTGGCTTCTCGGCCTGGCCGCTTGAACTCTATCTTGTTCCTTAGCACAGGGTACCCTGGTCACACAGTGACACCGTCAGAAACAAGCTGACACCCATAGCAGACCCCTACCCTGTACaccccttccctctctgccatGGTCTGCTGGCTAGGGCTGCTCTCATGGGGCAATGCAGGGGAACAATGCCGCCTCTGGTTTTTAGAGACCAGAATGAGGAAGGGGGTGCCCACAGTGGTGGGATTAAAGATGAAAGCTGAGCTGCCCTCTGGCCACAACACCGAAGTATGTCAATTGATGGCACCCTGCTCCTGAACTCTGGAGCCAGAGTTGTGTTGCTGGCGGCCCACCCTTGCACCCCCCTGCCCTTTGCTGACCCACTCTTTTAAGTAAGTCCTGCACCACAATCCCTCCCTGTCTGGAGTGTGCGAGGACAGTACTTGCCAGAATAGGCAGTTTTTGTAGAGCGGGGCAAAGCAGGAACAGGAgctgcatgtgcatgtgtgtcagtgctggccaggctgggcagTCTCCTAGGCAGTGCTGCGTGAGACTGAGCAGGCGCGGAATCACAGAAGCGTAGAATGGTTGAGCTTGGAAGGGaaccctgggggggggggtgggggggtgtctctATGGTCCAAcagtccccccacccccactcaAGCAGGGTCACACacagccagttgcccaggaccatgtctcAACAGCCTTCAACTATCTCCAAATATAGAGCTACCACAACTTCTgtgcaacctgttccagtgcttggtcgccctcacagtaaaaaaaagaagggtccGTCCATCTCCTCCCTCAGAACTGGTCCTCACAGCCACCCAGTCTCCCTACTCCTCTCACAGCATAGCCTGAACTCCCTCCAGACCCGCCCTGCAACATGCTCCCACTCCCCTGCCAATGTGTGAACGGGCCTGAGCTTACCTGTGAGCACGCAGGGCAGGGAGCGTACCCCTGTATTTGCTGCAACCAGTGAGGCTTCATAGGTGTCGCGCTCATCCTGTGGCAGCACCTGCTCCAGCCGCTGGTCCATGGACATGGTGAGCACCCAGTCCCTGACCTCTTCCcgcttctcctcctgcagggcaGAGGCCAATGCACCTCCTGATACTGCATGCTGTGCCAGTGCCCAGCTGCTGCGCCGCAGCGCTGGGAGGCACGCTGGGGAGAGCAGGACATGAGCGTGCATGCAGGATGGCGCACACGCCATGTGCACGTATTGGGGGGAGGGTGTGAGTCTATGCATGGTGAAGCATGGGGAGGGGTGCGGGGCATGAGAACGTGTGTAGTGGGGCTGCGTGTGTGTTTGTGGGGGTGCggcacagggcagggggcagTGCTGAGTATATTTCCATCTCCTGTAGTGCCTGATGTGCCACCCTTGTCCCAGTCCCTGTTCAGCACGGGCCCTGAAGCAGCATCACTGTTCATGGGAGCTGAAGAAGGCAGAGGACACTCACAGGCACgtgctgctgggctggaagTGGCACTTCAAAGGGAATGTCTGTGCTCTGGAAATCAGAGTGGTCCAGGGACTCCAGGTTCCCTTCGTCAATGGCCTGAGAAAGGAGAAGTGGTGGAGCATTAGGCAATACCATCCCTGGAGCGGATAGTACAATCTACACTGTGAGCATGGCATTACTGATGCCCTGATCTATTAGCACTGTGGTGGCTGGGCCCCCGGCAGGTGGTATTTACAGCCatcctctgcagagccagaggATGTGTCCCCCGAAACACTGTACTACTCAAACTTGTCAGGTGGCTGCTAAGAACGGAAAGATGAAATGGAGaggatttttgggttttttctctccccccgccccccctgcCGCTGATGACAGCACTTGGACCACTGGTATGGTAAGAACTGTCACCTTCCTAGGGTTTGGTGTTTTCTGGTGACCCACCTCCTAGTCAAGGAAGGCGGTCTGGCATGGGGGGACTCCCGAGTCTTGTATCACTGTGGGTAAAGCACTGCGCCATGCCCTCCACCCCTCAGGTAGTTTTCCTTCCCTTGGAACACTTCAGATGAGGTCATCCTGAGGGCTGTAAGGGCACGCACAGCCATGAAGCCTACAGGCCTAAACTGTTAGGCCAACATGCTCTTTGCTGCAGTGTGCATTGGCACACAGGGTGCCGTGGTCAGGGCTGCTCTGGTACCCTGCATGGCAAGTCCTTCCGCAGTTAGTGTTAGGGTACTCAGTGCCGTGCGTGCACACGTACACACACCCCAAGCAGCGTTTAAGCAGCTTAAACACGTGCTGCCACATCCAAACCTCGGGAGTACCCTGGCCAGGCCGAGGGTCTGTCCTGGCTCTACAGCCCATTGTCAGTGCGATCGCCCTCCCTCCAGCAGACTACGCACATCTGAGAGGTCCAGGAAGCGGTTCAGGAAGATGAATGCCATGTTCTCCCAGCTGGCTGCCTAGTACAGAGAGAAACCCCAAGTGAGCCAGGCAGCTTATCTTCACAGCAACAACTCTCCTGCCTCAGCGATGGCTAGAAAGGATGTGATTCAGGTTGTGCAACAACATTCTGCTTGCAGCACAGgtaatggaggaggagagcGGACATCCCGACTCAGCACCCATGAAAACTGCTTCATAGGCAGCCACTGGGACATCCAGCCCACCAGCCACAAGCTGTCCCACCAGATGGAGTCAGGTATTATCGCACAGCCAGCATCGGACAGTGAGAACACGCTGCTATGCTTGCCAGGTGCCATTGCATGCAGGCAGGCAAGGCCTGTAGTCTCAGGAGTAAGGTAACACTTAGGTGACCCAGagcaaggcagagcagggaatCGACGCTAACAGAGCCATGCAACGTAAGGGGGCCTCCAGCCTACTCCCTGggtctgcagctcctgccccctTGCTAACTCATGACTGCCCTCAACTGCCTACTGCCGGTCCGTGACAAAATGCAGAGGCTGGCAAGGTGGCTGAGATCTATCCAATGCCAGTGGCTGGCTACTGGTCTACCAGTGCAGCGAGGCGAATATAAAAGTTGAGACTCCCTGAGCCCAGGGTCCttctcctcagctgctctggtGGTAGATAGCTCTTACCTTGGCAGCTATCCCAGCTTCATAAAAAGCCTTGTCTGCAGGGAGGAGCTCAGTATGGCGCAGCAAGGAAATGGACAGCTTGGCAGCCACAGTGTCCTGCAGATGCAGGGGACAGTAAAGCCACAACGATCAGCACAGAAAAATCAGGGCAGAAGGGATCTCATGAGATCATCCCGCCCCAGACTCAGGGCAGGGACTCTGCACCCACATGTTCCCAAGATGTTCGTCtaagaaaggtttaaaaaaacccaccacccctCAGTCCTGACTGTAAGTACCCTCACTACATGAACACACAGAAGGACTGTCACCTGGCGACAAAGTTCTGCTTTATaaaccttgcttttttttacTAGAAGACACACCCAAAGTTCCACTGTTTGAGTCACAGCattgttgaggttggaagggatctctagagatcacctagtccacccccccccgccctggtCAAAGCAGAGTCAGCTACAGCAGGCTGTTCAGGAACATGTCTGGTCAGGTTTTGAGTAGCTAGCTCAAGGGCTGGGGACACTCCAGCCTCCCCAAGAAACCTGTTCTCGTGCTCAGCCACAGTCACAGTAAGTTTTTTCTTGTATTCAATCACACAATTATTTTGGAGGGGGTAAGGAATTCAAAGGATATTTCACTTTTCTGCTTGCCAGATAGGGTCTCATCACCCCAGAACTGGGAAGGACACCCCTCCTTCACAGTCCCAAATAGAGTACCTAACGCCCCAACATTCCACAACTGTCTGGGTCTGTACAGGTTTGCAAGACATCAGGCTTGGCTCTTTCTGACTGTTTCTTTAtgtggagaccagtgatgagcaGCATTCCTCAGGGGTTGGTTTTGGGACTGGTGCTGCTTTACATCTTTGTCagtgacatggacagtgggattgagcgtaccctcagcaagtttgccaacaacaccaagctgtgtggtgcggTTGACATGCTGGATGGAAGgaatgccatccagagggaccgtgacaggcttgagaggcggtcccatgtgaacctcatgaagttcaaggccaagtgcaaggtcctgcacatgggtcggGACAGTCCCAACCACAAATAtaggctgggcagagaatggtttgagagcagccctgaggagaaggacttgggggtgatggttgatgagaagctcaacatgatgtggcaatgtgtgcttgcagcccagaaagacaactgtatcctgggatacatcaaaagaagcatggccagcaggttgacggaggtgattctccccctctactctggtCTTGCAAGATCCCACCTGGAGTattgcattcagctctggggccccaacataagaaggacatggccCTGTTGgaagcaagtccagaggagggccatgaagattATCAgaaggctggagcacctctcctatgaagacaggctgagagagttggggttgttcagcctggagaagggagggcTCCGGGGAGACCctagagcagccttccagtacctgaagagGCCTATGAGAAAGCAGGAGaaggactttttacaagggcatgtagtgacaggacaagggttaatggcgttaaactgaaagagggtaaaTTTAGATTggctgtaaggaagaaatttttcactaTGGGGGCGGTGaggcgctggcacaggttgcccagagaagctgtggatgccccatccctggaagtggtTAGGGCCAGGGTGGATGAAGCTTTGACCAACCcagtctggtggaaggtgtccctgacCATGGTAGGGGgtgttggaactagatgatctttaaggtcccttccaacccaatctgttctatgattctgattcCATGTCTCTGGACTCCCAACATCTACACGGGCAGCCATGGGGAGGCCACAGTCTCCCTTATGACTTTTACTGGCGTCCTAGCTGTGGCAACCTTTCTTATTCACAGCCTGCTGTATCGCAGCGCCAGTCCCACACTCATACAGAGCTCTGTCACAATTCCACAGTCCCATATGGATCAAGACTTCACCAGGAACTCTGCTATATATTGTGGCCCAGAACAGATCCCAGTGTACATAAGGCTCAAAAATACTCGCAGTGCCTTGTGAGGCTCAGTCCCCAGGCCCATAAGCTCCCAAATTCCCACAGAAGGCCCAGCATACAGGCCCAGTATCTGCCAAAGCCCTGTGTGGTGCCAAGTACCTAGGCTCACAAGCTTCCAAAGCCCCCGAGAGGCCTGGCACACAGCCCCATGAGCTCCCAAAGCCTTGCGCAAAGCCAATCTGCTCTCAAGACCATGTGTGAAGCCCAGCAGCTCTCATGGCCCAGGGCAGTTGAGGAGGAAGCAACGCCTCTCCTGGGAAGACCACATTTTTGTGTGATCCCTAAATTCCTAATGGTGCCTCTGCTCTCACAAGTCATGCTGAGCATATGGATCAACCTCCCACTGGTTTACATCTCAGCCTTGGTGGCTGGGGCAGGTCTCACTGTAAGAAGTCAGAGAAGACTATCTCCAGTTCTACCCGCTAGTGCCGGGCTCCCAGATCACTATAGTCCCATTCTCATGCATCCATGATGTGTAAGTGATCCACGAAGTGCAATAGTGAACTATGGATAGCCCTGAGCCTGCACGTCCCCACAGGGTTCTGCACTCAGGGTGGTGACCTGGCAAAGGAACTTCAAAAACCTTACCAGTTGCTTCACACCCTGAGCAGCGGAGCGGGTGGCATAGTAATGAGAGATCAGCAGCATTGTTTCAAACTCTTCATGTGCTGGAGTGTTTGCTTCACTTGACTTCACTAAGTTTTCACACTGAAGAAGAGACAAGGAGAGTAATTCAGAATATGAGAGCACAAGGGTACTCTTCATCCATTTGAGCCCAGGGAAAAGTTGGGAGAGAGAATGATTTGAAATATCCAGGTACTTCTGGGGACTGCGAAAGGGCTGGGCCTTGGGTGCCCTGGGTCCTACAGAGTGCTGAGTGGAGGAGGCTGTGTGAAAAGGGGAGAGCCATCCTGCAACAACAGGCAGCATTGGAAGCAGGGGTGAGTTTGGATGGACAAAGGGGTATTTGTGGATCTTGTTTGTGCTAGAGGTGGCTATTTGTGGgacagaaacagagaagagGCGATCATGGGCTCTGGCTGAGGTATTCTGGGACAGGGAAGAAGGAGCAGAAGGCTCTAAGCATCTCTGGGGAGATGGAGAGGACTCTTACTTTCCAGGTGCAGCAGTTCTGTGTTTTCCCTAGGTCCTTGCCTGACCCAGGCTGCTGAATATGAGCGTAAGATGAGAAGTGGGCATGTTGTGACAGGATCCCATGTAGCAGTGACACAGCAAGCTCTGCAAGTGCTGATTTCCAGACCCACTTCTAGGCTTTGGCCTTGAGTGCAGGGTCATCTTCTTCCCTGACTTCTTTTGCCCAGCTATGTCTGCTTCACAGGATCCTGTTGTTCTGCTGTCCCCATTGTGGACATTTCCCCATTTTCCCTTGGCCTGTGTTCTACAAATACTGCCCATCTCACCTGGCTAGAGACTGGCTCGTCTTTCTCCCCTGCTAGGAGCCACCAGGGTGTTGGAGTTCAACAGGCAGCGGTAGCCACAGCCCACACTCACCAGATGGAAGAGAACATCACGCAGATCAGCCCAGCTGGAGTAGGCCTCGGCACAATTCATGCCAGATGCATTCACCATCTCCACGAAGAGACGCTTGTAGATGTTGAAATTCTGCaacaaaacaagagagaaaTCTCTGTCTGCCACAAAACAGAGGGACGGCAGCTCTGCACACAGGCTCCTGGAGCACACTGCTGCAGATTGCTGGTTGCAGGAGGTGCTACAGGACAGTCAGGGAAATGGGGAAGAATGCTTCCTTCAGCCGGTGCTCTCAGAGAGGCAAACATGGTTAATTTTATTCTGGACTTGGTGGTTAAGGTGTtacaaacaaatataaatactcaacttcccccttctccttccctggagaatATGCCAGGAGATTGCCTTTAGTCGTCTAGCTGAGGAGCCTCTGGAATAATCCACAGCACAGTTGAAGTGGCTTTGACATGCTGAACACCTGGCAATCCCAGTTCTGGACTGGAAGCCTGACTCGTATAGCAAATCATAGCACGCTCTGGCAACTCACACTGGGATGATTCTGCCTTCATTACCTGTGGGTTGGCAGGTGCTCCATGGTGGACATACAGGCCCAGGGCTTTGTCCCAACTGCCGTCCCGGATGAGGTGGGTTGCATACAGAGCTACGTACTTGTGCAAGACTTTATAGTTCTGGAGAAGGCACACAGAAAGCAGTAGCATGAGATTCATGAAATAATCACTTGTCTCTTGATAGAGACAGTTTCATATCCGTGGACACACACCCATATGCCTGAGCCCCAAAAGGCGAGACTAGCTAATCAGAGACAGACTGCATGCAGCAGACCTGGCACACAGGCAGGGTTTTTGATTTGGGCTCCACTTGACACCTCTAATCCTGACTAGCTGATGCTGTGCTGATCCTTCCACACatagaaataaaactgtttttcagctgttcaCCACTTGCCAAAGGAATACTGCCAAATACCTACAGGATGCAGTAGCTCCACAATGTGGCACCATGGGTACCAACTGTAAACCAGTCCTTAGTCTAATGAAAGAATGAACCAAACACTTTGTGGACTGAAGATGTTCATAATTTGCAAGGCTGCTCTAGTCCATTATTCAAATGCTGTCAGATCTCTGGGACCGGAGGCCTCCTTGGAGTGCTGCTCATACATGTGCTGATCACATAAACACTTTGCTGAGGACTGACTGTGGTTGGCCTTACAGAAATTCAACTGAGGAAAGACCTCAGCCTGTTTCACAGAGACTTAAACAGGGTAATGAGATGAAGAAGATGGCATAAAATGTgcaatcctttaaaaaaatgagcgAGTGAAACAAGTTTGTTAAGCACAAGAGAGACCAGTGCCCCAGTGATATGACTAGAACTTGAACACCCAGATGCTGGTGAAACACTAGGTACAGGATAGTTTGGGATAAAGATTAAGTCTGGTATGTGACCTGTTTTgataaatataacttttttctgGTATAATCACTGGAGAACAGCTAAGTCAAAAGTCATGAAATTGTGCACTGGTCATGAAGCAAGGCTGTGCTGATGCTCTCTTAGAGGTATAAACAGACTAACATCTTCTTGGACTAAATGTGGTAGTGTTGTGTCCGGCTGACAATAAAAACTGATTAAGCCTTTACCATTCAATTGAGAGTGAAGTTATTCTTTATGGAAGAAGGTCAACACTGGTATCTCCAGATAATCAGAACATCAGCACAGAAGTCTCCAAGATAACAGTTACCACAACAAAGACCACTCATATCACCAGAGAAGCCTGAGTcaaaaagaaatcaagtttACTGTAGTAGAGCCCAAACTCAGGTTACTGGGTTACTGcattagaaacaaaattataaaaacagaGTACAAGTCATCACCAGTACTTGTCCAAGTTATCAGTGTTCGCCTGGCTGGTTAGCTGTGATGTCTCCACTAACTGCAGACTCCAttgccaggggctgccctgtTGCTCGATGTGAGGCAATACCTCACTTTGAAGAATCAACACCTGCCTCTAGTTTGGCTTCTTTATCAATAACCATTGAATCAATAACCAATCAATAACCactgaataaaaacaaaccctcaAAGTAGATCCTGGTAATCTAATCTAGAGCTTTCTCCTCCTGTTACTGCACTGGAATCGCACTGTaaaacagtttcattttgcttttctccatttttattaCTCTGCTGAGGTAATTTGCTAGTTTTAggtcaggaaaatgaaaaaaaaaatgtcaaatttGCTTTCACAACAAGGATGTCTCATTTGTACTGACACCAGGCCTCTAAAGAATATGTAGAAAGGATTTCTTCTACAAGTCTCTTTGTTTCCACGGTACCAATTACTTCCAGCCCAAACAACTCATTTAGCTTTTTCTAATGCTCCATTAATCGCAAAATTTAAGCCAATATGCTTCTGGGTTCTAGCGTTTCCTTCTAGGCCAAGATGGGTACAGCGGAGAGGTGttttctgagctgctgcagtgtCCCCCCACGCTCCCCACAGAAATGACTGCTTTTCCCTGCCCACTCattcctgcagcccctgcttcAGAGAGCCAGGACCCCACGTGTGCCTCCTGAGGGCTCATACAGGCACTCACCTGCTTAGCTGCAACCTCCAGGCACTTCTCCCATTGCTCTCGCTCTGCATACATATCCAAAGCAGCCATGACATCTATTCCTACCAGCTGGGGATGGAAATAACCATAAATTCACTGTGTGGGCAAGGTTTCCTACCAGCATCAAGGCAGGCAACATCCCACCCAGGTCTCTTCTTTGCATACACACAGTCCCTCCCGTCCTATGGGATGGACGCACAGATCCAGTGTAACCCATCCGGTATGCAGAAACCATAACTCACAGGCACATACAGACTCCTCACCTGTGGGCACATTGAGGCTAAAGCCCCATGAGAAAGGCCCTAAGGATCTGTGCAGG from Phalacrocorax carbo chromosome 3, bPhaCar2.1, whole genome shotgun sequence harbors:
- the KRTCAP3 gene encoding keratinocyte-associated protein 3 isoform X1; translation: MAGGRGGRWGPGALAEPRRLMRTGLGLIVLGHSSLVLGAIVHGSVLRHVAGASPAITPEYAVANVVSVGSGLLSIAVGIVAILVSHNLTRAALHWTLLSVSLLNCLLSTACSVGLTLAIALTIRSRGTHLVTGCNSSALPADTRGAIVTNDCPFNTTRIYDTALALWFPSMVLAAAEAVLSGRCCLVALIFRGIGPCARSYGKEQFPGPSTVKEGSPREVQQLLVGQPESSA